A region from the Fusarium graminearum PH-1 chromosome 4, whole genome shotgun sequence genome encodes:
- a CDS encoding SCO1 protein: MATMLDIVEQKAPDALLPIFITCDPARDTPKALKEYLSEFHDKFVGLTGTYDQIKDLCKKYRVYFSTPQNVKPGQDYLVDHSIYFYLMDPDGDFVEALGRQHSPQQAAALILDHVKDWNDKK, translated from the coding sequence ATGGCAACTATGCTGGATATTGTTGAACAGAAGGCTCCCGACGCACTTctccccatcttcatcacatGCGACCCCGCCCGCGATACCcccaaggctctcaaggaaTACCTCAGCGAATTTCACGACAAGTTCGTCGGCTTGACCggtacatacgaccaaaTCAAGGACCTCTGCAAGAAGTACCGTGTATACTTTAGCACACCGCAAAACGTCAAGCCCGGACAGGACTACCTGGTGGATCACAGCATCTACTTTTACCTCATGGATCCGGATGGTGACTTTGTGGAGGCTCTGGGCAGACAACATTCACCCCAGCAAGCAGCTGCCCTTATTCTTGATCACGTCAAGGACTGGAACGACAAGAAATAA